A single window of Carassius auratus strain Wakin chromosome 9, ASM336829v1, whole genome shotgun sequence DNA harbors:
- the LOC113108707 gene encoding leucine-rich repeat and calponin homology domain-containing protein 1 isoform X5, protein MDIPSEVCHLVSLETLNLYHNCIKSIPDTIISLQSLTCLNISRNQLSVLPACVCGLPLRVLNASNNKLNALPESIGQLTNLMELDVSCNEITALPRHTGQLKALRELNVHRNLLCVLPEDLADLPLVKFDFSCNKVSTIPVCYRNMTQLQTLQLENNPLQSPPAQICMKGKIHIFKYLAMEACRSDKMVDALYLPVTHRLSLTRPTNGSTEDIDQHKKLDSDSGVGSDNGDKRLSATEPSDEDSLSLNVPMTNITEEEGLSKDDSSEHISALTGDRSSSESLKEHLSYRDSTLSSPFVNYIKARGADFDEPLRIEEDNNWTSEQTSKVNMINQLKEAVEMLQDPNRVNMNSTDLSGIKLYPVEMATVDESLNGQESDEGQATPKAAPGECWEFQRKRQYILERARLEAQLACQQYALHLAQQGDVIGQEGSGDSCENQVTKSEDKNPVSSPTLSSPPFGLKPRSASPSVPCSTPPCPLPLTQASPTGRDTPPSPAEGDMPSSVFFRTHKTLESVDPQFTMRRKMEQLREELELIEQLRESIESRLKVVLPEDLGSSLMDGVVLCHLVNHIRPRSVASIHVPSPAVPKLSMAKCRRNVESFLDACRKMGVPESSLCTAYDVLQFNLRPLWAVVAALLMVESTGTRQKERKVESGREKETEVKKLIPESTQTPPPSWQIWDLIGSSLLHVFCLVMLFVAYSWSELK, encoded by the exons CCGGAACCAGCTGTCGGTGCtgccagcgtgtgtgtgtggtcttcCTCTACGAGTGCTCAACGCCAGCAATAACAAACTCAACGCACTTCCAGAAAGCATTGGCCAGCTCACCAATCTCATGGAGCTG GATGTAAGCTGTAATGAAATCACAGCTCTTCCACGTCACACTGGCCAGCTCAAAGCTCTGAGGGAACTCAACGTGCACCGAAACCTTCTCTGTGTCCTTCCAGAGG ATTTGGCAGATTTACCCCTGGTCAAGTTTGATTTCTCCTGTAATAAGGTCTCTACTATTCCTGTCTGTTATCGAAATATGACCCAGCTCCAAACACTACAGCTGGAGAACAATCCACTTCAGAGTCCTCCtgcacag ATATGCATGAAGGGCaagattcatatatttaaatacctCGCCATGGAGGCATGTCGTAGTGACAAGATGGTCGATGCCCTGTACCTTCCTGTCACACACCGCCTCAGCTTGACACGACCCACGAATGGGAG CACTGAGGACATTGATCAGCACAAAAAACTTGACAGTGACTCTGGGGTGGGCAGTGACAACGGAGACAAACGCCTTTCTGCTACAGAG CCATCAGATGAAGACAGCCTCAGCTTAAATGTGCCCATGACCAACATCACAGAGGAGGAGGGCTTGAGCAAAGACGACTCCAGCGAACACATCAGCGCTCTGACAG GAGACAGAAGTTCATCGGAATCTCTCAAGGAGCATCTAAGTTATCGAGACTCTACCCTCAGCTCACCGTTCGTCAACTATATCAAA gcTCGAGGTGCGGATTTCGATGAGCCCCTCAGGATAGAGGAAGACAACAACTGGACTTCAGAACAAAC GTCAAAGGTTAACATGATCAATCAGTTAAAGGAAGCAGTGGAGATGCTACAGGATCCTAACAG GGTTAACATGAACTCAACTGATCTCTCTGGTATTAAGCTCTATCCTGTGGAAATGGCTACAGTAGATGAGTCACTCAA TGGCCAAGAGAGTGACGAGGGTCAGGCGACACCTAAG GCGGCTCCTGGAGAATGCTGGGAGTTCCAGAGGAAGAGACAGTACATTCTAGAACGGGCCCGGCTCGAGGCCCAGCTCGCATGTCAACAGTATGCCCTGCACCTGGCACAACAG gGTGACGTGATTGGCCAGGAAGGATCAGGTGATAGTTGTGAGAACCAAGTTACCAAG AGTGAAGACAAAAACCCAGTTTCCAGCCCCACACTGAGCTCCCCTCCTTTTGGTCTGAAGCCCAGATCAG CTTCACCCTCTGTGCCGTGCTCGACTCCGCCCTGTCCCCTCCCCCTTACACAGGCCTCGCCCACTGGTAGAGACACGCCCCCTAGCCCAGCTGAAGGAGACATGCCAAGCAGTG TGTTTTTCAGGACGCACAAGACTCTGGAATCAGTGGATCCTCAGTTCACCATGAGGAGGAAGATGGAGCAGCTCAGAGAGGAGCTGGAGCTCATAGAGCAACTACGAGAG AGTATTGAGAGCAGACTGAAAGTAGTTCTTCCTGAAGATCTGGGCTCTTCTCTCATGGATGGGGTCGTGCTTTGTCACCTAGTCAATCACATTCGGCCGCGTTCAGTAGCCAGTATCCATGTCCCATCCCCTGCAGTG CCCAAGCTTAGCATGGCTAAATGTCGCAGAAATGTGGAAAGCTTTTTGGACGCCTGCAGGAAAATGGGAGTCCCTGag TCCTCTCTCTGTACGGCTTATGACGTTCTGCAGTTTAACCTGCGTCCGCTCTGGGCCGTGGTCGCAGCCTTGCTCATGGTGGAGAGCACAGGAACAAGGCAGAAGGAAAGAAAGGTGGAGAGTGGCagggagaaagagacagaggTCAAGAAGCTTATCCCCGAGTCCACTCAGACTCCGCCCCCTTCCTGGCAAATATGGGATCTGATTGGCTCAAGTCTGCTTCACGTTTTCTgtctggtgatgctgtttgtggccTACAGCTGGAGTGAATTGAAATAA
- the LOC113108708 gene encoding S-formylglutathione hydrolase-like isoform X1: protein MALTQVSSNKCCDGYQKVFEHDSSELKCKMKFAIYLPPKAESSKCPVLYWLSGLTCTEQNFITKAASQQAASEHGIIIVAPDTSPRGCNIEGEDESWDFGTGAGFYVNATQEPWKTNYRMYSYVTEELPRLINSNFPADPEKMSISGHSMGGHGALICALKNPGKYKSVSAFAPICNPIQCAWGQKAFSGYLGPDKSTWELYDATVLAESYSGPELDILIDQGRDDQFLSSSQLLPDNLIAACSKKKIPVVFRLQQGYDHSYYFIFSFINDHIKHHAKYLNA from the exons ATGGCACTAACGCAAGTTTCTTCTAATAAGTGCTGCGATGGATATCAGAAAGTGTTCGAGCATGACAG CTCAGagttaaaatgcaaaatgaagtTCGCTATTTACCTTCCTCCCAAGGCTGAGAGCTCCAAATGCCCAGTGTTATATTGGCTTTCAG GATTGACATGCACAGAGCAAAACTTCATCACTAAGGCAGCGAGTCAGCAGGCGGCTTCTGAACATGGCATCATCATCGTAGCTCCAGACACCAGTCCAC GTGGCTGTAACATTGAAGGAGAGGATGAGAGCTGGGACTTTGGGACAGGTGCAGGGTTTTACGTCAATGCCACCCAGGAGCCCTGGAAGACCAACTACCGCATGTACTCGTATGTCACTGAGGAG CTCCCACGGCTGATTAATTCAAACTTTCCTGCTGATCCGGAGAAGATGTCCATCTCTGGTCACTCCATGGGGGGCCACGGAGCTCTCATTTGTGCACTTAAGAATCCTGGGAAATATAAG TCTGTGTCAGCGTTTGCACCCATCTGTAACCCCATACAATGTGCATGGGGACAGAAAGCTTTTTCTGGCTATCTTGGACCTGACAAGTCCACCTGGGAG TTGTATGATGCTACTGTATTGGCTGAATCATATTCCGGTCCTGAGCTTGATATTCTGATTGATCAAGGCCGAGATGACCAGTTCTTATCTTCCAGTCAGCTGCTTCCTGACAATCTGATCGCTGCCTGTTCCAAGAAGAAAATTCCTGTTGTTTTCCGCCTTCAGCAG GGTTATGATCACAGCTACTATTTCATCTTCTCCTTCATCAACGACCACATCAAGCACCATGCCAAGTATCTGAATGCCTGA
- the LOC113108708 gene encoding S-formylglutathione hydrolase-like isoform X2: protein MDIRKCSSMTGLTCTEQNFITKAASQQAASEHGIIIVAPDTSPRGCNIEGEDESWDFGTGAGFYVNATQEPWKTNYRMYSYVTEELPRLINSNFPADPEKMSISGHSMGGHGALICALKNPGKYKSVSAFAPICNPIQCAWGQKAFSGYLGPDKSTWELYDATVLAESYSGPELDILIDQGRDDQFLSSSQLLPDNLIAACSKKKIPVVFRLQQGYDHSYYFIFSFINDHIKHHAKYLNA, encoded by the exons ATGGATATCAGAAAGTGTTCGAGCATGACAG GATTGACATGCACAGAGCAAAACTTCATCACTAAGGCAGCGAGTCAGCAGGCGGCTTCTGAACATGGCATCATCATCGTAGCTCCAGACACCAGTCCAC GTGGCTGTAACATTGAAGGAGAGGATGAGAGCTGGGACTTTGGGACAGGTGCAGGGTTTTACGTCAATGCCACCCAGGAGCCCTGGAAGACCAACTACCGCATGTACTCGTATGTCACTGAGGAG CTCCCACGGCTGATTAATTCAAACTTTCCTGCTGATCCGGAGAAGATGTCCATCTCTGGTCACTCCATGGGGGGCCACGGAGCTCTCATTTGTGCACTTAAGAATCCTGGGAAATATAAG TCTGTGTCAGCGTTTGCACCCATCTGTAACCCCATACAATGTGCATGGGGACAGAAAGCTTTTTCTGGCTATCTTGGACCTGACAAGTCCACCTGGGAG TTGTATGATGCTACTGTATTGGCTGAATCATATTCCGGTCCTGAGCTTGATATTCTGATTGATCAAGGCCGAGATGACCAGTTCTTATCTTCCAGTCAGCTGCTTCCTGACAATCTGATCGCTGCCTGTTCCAAGAAGAAAATTCCTGTTGTTTTCCGCCTTCAGCAG GGTTATGATCACAGCTACTATTTCATCTTCTCCTTCATCAACGACCACATCAAGCACCATGCCAAGTATCTGAATGCCTGA